In bacterium, the following proteins share a genomic window:
- a CDS encoding UbiX family flavin prenyltransferase produces MKLVVGVTGASGAIYGARFLEVLRQAFPEVESHLVVTKAGRRVLKHETGRDVQDLEGLADFAYPEADIGALPASGSAGIDAMVIIPCSMKTLGQIAAGTGENLVGRSADVILKESRKLVLVPREMPLSAIHLENMLKLARLGVMILPASPGFYFMPHTMEDLIDHVVGKTLDALGLDQNLFERWKGQLSEKGKGAVFGWGGEKV; encoded by the coding sequence GTGAAACTGGTGGTCGGCGTTACTGGGGCATCGGGCGCTATCTACGGGGCGCGCTTTCTCGAAGTGTTGCGGCAGGCCTTCCCCGAGGTGGAGAGCCATCTGGTGGTCACCAAGGCGGGCCGCCGGGTGCTCAAGCACGAGACCGGCCGGGATGTGCAGGACCTCGAGGGGCTGGCGGATTTCGCCTACCCGGAGGCGGATATCGGGGCGCTCCCGGCGAGCGGCAGCGCGGGAATTGACGCGATGGTCATCATCCCCTGCTCGATGAAAACGCTGGGTCAGATCGCGGCCGGAACGGGGGAGAATCTGGTGGGCCGCTCTGCGGACGTGATTTTGAAGGAGAGCCGGAAACTCGTTCTGGTACCCCGCGAGATGCCGCTCTCGGCGATCCATCTGGAGAACATGCTGAAGCTGGCGCGCCTCGGCGTCATGATCCTGCCGGCCTCCCCGGGGTTTTATTTCATGCCGCACACAATGGAGGATTTGATCGACCACGTGGTCGGCAAGACGCTCGACGCGCTCGGCCTCGATCAGAACCTTTTCGAGAGATGGAAGGGGCAGCTTTCCGAAAAGGGAAAAGGGGCCGTCTTCGGGTGGGGCGGAGAAAAAGTGTAA
- a CDS encoding oxidoreductase codes for MALRILILKSFYQDSVVLMRLAQTVRSLPGVEEAAALMGTPSNQAILEKAGMASDESRGAAVNDLVLAVRAESAAAAESALEAGKQLISARKGAAEEGDDYLPRTLESALSVLPDANLVAISVPGEFAAFEAERALQRGLHVFLFSDNVSLEAEVRLKREAAGRGLLCMGPDCGTAYLNGTALGFANVVPRGRVGIVAASGTGLQAVASMLAGAGEGISQGIGVGGRDLSAAVGGEMTRMALDALSRDPATEAIVVISKPPDAS; via the coding sequence ATGGCACTCCGAATCTTGATCCTGAAGTCTTTCTACCAGGATTCCGTCGTCCTGATGCGGCTCGCCCAAACCGTCCGGTCCCTGCCGGGCGTCGAGGAGGCTGCCGCCCTCATGGGCACGCCCTCGAACCAGGCCATACTCGAAAAAGCCGGCATGGCCTCCGATGAGAGCCGGGGCGCGGCAGTCAACGATCTCGTTCTGGCGGTGCGGGCGGAAAGCGCCGCCGCCGCCGAAAGCGCCCTCGAAGCCGGAAAGCAGCTGATCTCCGCGCGGAAGGGCGCGGCCGAGGAGGGAGACGATTACCTCCCACGCACACTCGAATCCGCCCTCTCGGTGCTCCCAGACGCCAATCTGGTGGCGATATCGGTTCCGGGGGAGTTTGCCGCCTTCGAGGCCGAGCGCGCACTGCAGCGGGGCCTCCACGTATTTTTGTTCAGCGACAACGTTTCGCTCGAGGCGGAGGTGCGCCTCAAACGCGAGGCCGCCGGCCGGGGCCTCCTCTGCATGGGGCCCGATTGCGGAACCGCCTATCTGAACGGGACGGCGCTCGGGTTTGCGAATGTGGTCCCGCGGGGGAGGGTCGGAATCGTCGCCGCCTCCGGGACGGGCCTTCAGGCGGTGGCCTCCATGCTCGCGGGCGCGGGGGAGGGGATCTCCCAGGGGATCGGCGTCGGCGGCCGCGATCTCTCGGCGGCGGTGGGGGGCGAGATGACGCGGATGGCCCTCGATGCGCTCTCCCGCGACCCGGCGACCGAGGCGATCGTCGTCATCTCGAAGCCGCCGGATGCGTCG